The following are encoded together in the Silene latifolia isolate original U9 population unplaced genomic scaffold, ASM4854445v1 scaffold_257, whole genome shotgun sequence genome:
- the LOC141639023 gene encoding uncharacterized protein LOC141639023 produces the protein MRAHVNNDGDGIDYSDHFTTTIFFASSMEAFNWAYEIGLRLGFGIKRASNKRVGRNANLRQDYFVCRMGGRGPVNKDADSLMRGNTATAWCKCKFSMKVVELQENKWKLVMRSGFHNHALTLYCDGDRYFAKFDEDELAYIDAQVRAHVRPAIISAGLHQRNPEKSRPNRRQMYNRSQKVRAEERDGRNPAQQMLALAVQHKYVHYWVIDQETDELTHVFMAHPEAVKMFRS, from the coding sequence CCATATTCTTTGCATCAAGTATGGAAGCGTTTAATTGGGCATATGAGATCGGACTCCGactcgggtttggtataaaaaGAGCAAGCAACAAGAGAGTTGGTCGTAACGCGAATTTGAGACAAGATTATTTTGTTTGTCGGATGGGTGGAAGAGGTCCCGTAAATAAGGATGCCGATTCTTTAATGAGAGGTAACACGGCTACCGCGTGGTGCAAATGCAAATTTTCAATGAAAGTTGTTGAATTGCAAGAGAATAAGTGGAAGCTTGTCATGAGATCCGGGTTTCATAATCATGCTTtaacgttgtattgtgacggcgacaGATACTTTGCAAAATTTGATGAAGATGAGTTGGCTTATATCGATGCCCAAGTTAGAGCTCACGTTAGACCGGCAATTATTAGTGCGGGTTTGCATCAGCGGAATCCGGAAAAGTCAAGACCTAATCGGCGACAAATGTACAATCGTTCTCAGAAAGTAAGGGCCGAGGAAAGAGATGGGAGAAACCCGGCACAACAGATGCTAGCACTTGCGGTTCAGCATAAGTACGTTCATTATTGGGTCATTGATCAGGAGACCGATGAGCTAACCCACGTGTTCATGGCTCATCCAGAAGCCGTTAAGATGTTTCGATCATAA